The following coding sequences lie in one Flavobacterium cyclinae genomic window:
- a CDS encoding YggS family pyridoxal phosphate-dependent enzyme, which translates to MSISKNLNNIKSQLPAHVTLVAVSKTKPISDLMEAYDAGQRIFGENYVQELVEKQEQMPNDIQWHFIGHLQSRKVKLIAPFVSLIHGVDSLKLLQEINKQAAKNNRVIDCLLQVFIAEEESKFGLDEQELNEILEHVHNDKENYKNIRIVGLMGMATFTENQNQIEKEFKHLKTIFDTITSCTDAINRVSPENIDIKILSMGMSGDYQLAISCGSTMVRIGSSIFGTRNYQ; encoded by the coding sequence ATGTCAATCTCAAAAAACCTCAATAACATAAAATCCCAACTTCCAGCTCACGTTACTTTGGTAGCAGTTTCAAAAACCAAACCTATATCGGATTTAATGGAAGCGTATGATGCTGGCCAACGTATTTTTGGAGAAAATTATGTTCAAGAATTAGTTGAAAAACAGGAACAAATGCCAAATGATATACAATGGCATTTTATTGGGCATTTGCAATCTAGGAAAGTTAAACTTATTGCACCTTTTGTAAGCTTAATTCATGGTGTGGATAGTTTAAAATTATTGCAAGAAATCAACAAACAAGCAGCAAAAAATAATCGTGTAATTGATTGTTTGTTACAAGTTTTTATTGCGGAAGAAGAAAGTAAATTTGGGTTAGACGAACAAGAATTAAACGAGATTCTGGAACATGTCCATAATGACAAAGAAAACTATAAAAATATCCGAATCGTTGGCTTAATGGGAATGGCAACCTTCACAGAAAACCAAAACCAAATTGAAAAAGAATTCAAACATCTAAAAACGATTTTTGATACTATTACCTCTTGTACAGACGCGATTAATCGCGTCTCTCCAGAAAACATTGATATAAAAATATTATCCATGGGAATGTCGGGCGATTATCAACTCGCAATTTCATGCGGAAGTACGATGGTTCGAATTGGAAGTAGTATCTTTGGAACGAGAAATTATCAATAA
- a CDS encoding exonuclease domain-containing protein, translated as MYAIIDIETTGGQYNEEGITEIAIYKFDGHEVVDQFISLVNPEKPIQPFVVKLTGINNAMLRSAPKFYEVAKRIIEITEGCVIVAHNASFDYRILKTEFRRLGFDFKKQTLCTVELAKKLIPGQESYSLGKLVRSLGIPMADRHRASGDALATVKLFKMLLVKDIEKEIVKSFIKTEIKSGMSPKLLDIVENLPSKTGIYYIHNEKGDLIYIGKSKNIKKRVNQHFTGTSSKSKKIQRDVFAVTFEETGSELIALLKESEEIKINKPIYNRAQRKSIFQYALYQHTNEQGYISLTVEKADGRKKEITSFTSLQEGKNALFKITEKYNLCQKINGLYDTQNGCFQYKIKECNGACLGEENPESYNERVLEFIEENSFENNNMVILDRGRTYDERTAVLIENGIYKGYCFYDLNYQVNNIEILKNIIIPMQHNRDTKTIIQSYIRKNKVYKIIRF; from the coding sequence TTGTACGCAATAATCGACATAGAAACCACTGGAGGACAATACAATGAAGAAGGTATAACCGAAATCGCCATTTATAAATTTGATGGTCATGAGGTTGTGGACCAATTCATTAGCCTTGTAAATCCCGAAAAACCAATCCAACCTTTCGTTGTGAAGTTAACTGGGATTAATAATGCTATGCTTAGAAGTGCTCCCAAATTCTATGAAGTGGCAAAAAGAATTATCGAAATCACTGAAGGATGTGTAATTGTGGCTCACAATGCTTCATTCGATTATCGAATTTTAAAAACCGAATTTAGACGTTTAGGTTTTGATTTCAAAAAACAAACGCTATGTACGGTAGAATTAGCAAAAAAGTTAATTCCGGGTCAAGAATCGTATAGTTTGGGTAAGCTGGTGCGTTCATTAGGAATTCCTATGGCAGACAGACATCGTGCTAGTGGTGATGCTTTGGCTACTGTGAAATTATTCAAAATGTTGTTGGTAAAAGACATCGAGAAAGAAATCGTAAAAAGCTTTATCAAAACCGAAATTAAATCGGGAATGTCTCCGAAATTGTTAGATATTGTGGAGAATTTACCTTCAAAAACAGGTATTTACTACATTCACAATGAAAAAGGCGATTTGATTTACATCGGGAAAAGCAAAAACATCAAAAAACGTGTCAACCAACATTTCACAGGAACTTCGAGTAAAAGTAAAAAAATCCAACGTGATGTTTTTGCCGTGACTTTTGAAGAAACGGGAAGCGAATTAATAGCACTTTTAAAGGAAAGCGAAGAAATTAAAATCAATAAACCAATTTACAACAGAGCTCAACGCAAAAGTATTTTTCAATACGCGCTTTACCAACACACAAACGAACAAGGTTACATTTCATTAACCGTTGAAAAAGCAGATGGTCGAAAGAAAGAAATCACTTCGTTTACTTCGCTTCAGGAAGGCAAAAATGCATTGTTCAAGATAACAGAAAAATACAATTTGTGTCAGAAAATCAATGGTTTGTATGATACTCAAAACGGATGTTTTCAATACAAAATAAAAGAATGTAATGGAGCTTGTTTGGGTGAAGAAAACCCTGAAAGTTACAACGAAAGAGTTTTGGAATTCATTGAAGAGAACTCGTTTGAAAACAACAATATGGTAATTCTTGATCGCGGTAGAACGTATGATGAAAGAACTGCTGTATTAATTGAAAATGGTATATATAAAGGCTACTGCTTTTACGATTTGAATTATCAAGTGAATAACATTGAAATTTTGAAAAACATCATCATTCCAATGCAACACAATCGCGATACAAAAACGATTATTCAATCTTATATTAGAAAAAATAAAGTGTATAAAATAATTCGTTTTTAA
- the miaA gene encoding tRNA (adenosine(37)-N6)-dimethylallyltransferase MiaA has product MNYLITIIGPTAIGKTALSITLAQHFGCEIISCDSRQFFKEMKIGTAVPSDEELAAATHHFIQNKSIFESYSVGDFEQEALSKLDELFQKNNIQIMVGGSGLYVDAVLKGFDDFPDIDDSVRNEINTKYDALGINFLQEQLQKLDSEYYQKLETDNPQTLQNPQRMKRFVEVCLGTGKPYSSFIGKRKNKRNFTPIIIGLEADREIMYDRINQRVDIMLNEGLLAEAESLYPNKHLNALQTVGYRELFDYFDRKITLEFAIEQIKMNTRRFAKRQITWFKRTENVSWFDYLTDRKEIISSIKSMIHNS; this is encoded by the coding sequence ATGAACTATCTTATTACCATTATAGGACCAACAGCCATTGGAAAAACGGCTTTGAGCATTACTTTAGCACAACATTTTGGTTGCGAAATTATATCATGCGATAGTCGTCAGTTTTTTAAAGAAATGAAAATTGGCACCGCTGTTCCGAGTGATGAAGAATTAGCAGCTGCAACCCATCATTTTATTCAAAATAAATCGATTTTTGAAAGTTATTCGGTAGGCGATTTTGAACAAGAAGCTTTATCGAAATTGGATGAATTATTTCAGAAAAATAACATTCAAATTATGGTAGGTGGTTCGGGATTATATGTAGATGCGGTTTTAAAAGGATTTGATGATTTTCCAGATATTGATGATTCGGTTCGAAATGAAATTAATACTAAATATGATGCATTAGGTATCAACTTTTTACAAGAGCAACTCCAAAAATTAGATTCGGAATATTACCAAAAGTTAGAAACTGATAATCCACAAACCTTACAAAATCCGCAACGTATGAAACGTTTTGTAGAAGTTTGCTTGGGAACTGGAAAACCGTATTCGAGTTTTATTGGAAAACGAAAAAACAAAAGAAACTTCACTCCTATTATCATTGGTTTAGAAGCCGACCGAGAAATCATGTATGATAGAATCAACCAACGCGTGGATATTATGCTAAATGAAGGACTTTTAGCTGAAGCAGAATCTTTGTATCCAAACAAACATTTGAATGCATTACAAACCGTTGGTTACAGAGAATTATTCGATTATTTTGATAGAAAAATAACTTTAGAGTTTGCCATCGAACAAATCAAGATGAACACGAGACGTTTTGCAAAACGCCAAATCACTTGGTTTAAACGAACAGAAAATGTGAGTTGGTTTGATTATTTGACAGATAGAAAAGAGATTATCAGTTCTATAAAATCAATGATTCATAATTCATAA
- a CDS encoding acyl-[acyl-carrier-protein] thioesterase gives MPISSNFTSILEQEYEINFLQCYPNGLLKYTELCNIFQITAGIHADLGGISFSDMQEHHQAWVMSKMRLEIISLPKWKEKVTVKTWIKSLENSRSTRCLELYRGDEKLAGCETYWAVLNTQIRRPENLALPHEHFIKYPEHSATEKSVQRINLDVAFEKILDYKVQLSDLDIVNHANNVKYLEWCLNTMDRKFILKQNIKGFEMNFLKELNWNDEAIISKNENTYIITKDEKVCYALEIIE, from the coding sequence ATGCCCATATCTTCCAATTTTACTTCTATTTTAGAACAAGAATACGAAATCAACTTTTTGCAATGTTATCCAAATGGTTTATTGAAATATACTGAGTTATGTAATATTTTTCAAATTACAGCGGGAATTCATGCCGATTTAGGTGGAATCAGTTTTAGTGATATGCAAGAACATCATCAAGCTTGGGTAATGAGTAAAATGCGTTTGGAAATTATCAGTTTACCCAAATGGAAGGAGAAAGTTACCGTAAAAACGTGGATAAAATCATTAGAAAATTCACGTTCGACTCGTTGTTTGGAATTGTATCGCGGTGATGAGAAATTAGCGGGTTGTGAAACGTATTGGGCCGTTTTAAATACACAAATTAGAAGACCTGAAAATTTAGCTTTACCTCACGAACATTTTATCAAATATCCAGAACATAGTGCAACTGAAAAATCGGTGCAGCGTATTAATTTGGATGTTGCATTCGAAAAAATATTAGATTATAAAGTACAACTATCTGATTTAGATATCGTAAATCATGCTAATAACGTGAAATACTTAGAATGGTGCTTAAATACTATGGATAGAAAATTTATCTTGAAACAAAACATAAAAGGCTTTGAGATGAATTTCTTAAAAGAATTGAACTGGAATGATGAAGCAATAATTTCTAAAAACGAAAATACATACATCATTACCAAAGACGAAAAAGTTTGTTATGCATTAGAAATTATTGAATAA
- a CDS encoding response regulator transcription factor has translation MEAKKILLVEDDPNFGAVLKDYLMINDFEVTLAKNGMEGFEKFKKDTYDLCILDVMMPYKDGYTLAREIREKNQEVPIIFLTAKTLKEDVLKGYKVGADDYLNKPFDSEVLLMKIKAIIQRKASEVKPDTTKFEFEIGKFHLNSKLRFLTYPGQEPIKLSPKECELLKMLALHENDLMPRELALTKIWRDDNYFTSRSMDVYIAKLRKFLKQDENVEILNIHGEGFRLVIKK, from the coding sequence ATGGAAGCAAAAAAAATATTATTAGTTGAAGACGATCCAAACTTTGGTGCGGTTTTGAAAGATTATTTAATGATAAATGATTTTGAGGTTACCTTGGCTAAAAACGGAATGGAAGGTTTTGAAAAATTCAAAAAAGACACCTATGATTTGTGTATTTTAGATGTTATGATGCCTTACAAAGATGGTTATACTTTAGCTAGAGAAATTCGTGAGAAAAACCAAGAAGTGCCAATTATCTTTTTAACAGCTAAAACGTTGAAAGAAGACGTTTTAAAAGGATATAAAGTTGGTGCTGATGATTATTTGAATAAACCATTTGATTCAGAAGTGCTTTTAATGAAAATCAAAGCAATTATTCAAAGAAAAGCGTCTGAAGTAAAACCAGATACAACTAAGTTTGAGTTTGAAATAGGTAAATTCCACTTGAATTCAAAATTACGTTTCTTAACATATCCAGGTCAAGAACCAATTAAATTATCTCCAAAAGAGTGTGAACTTTTAAAAATGTTAGCACTTCACGAAAATGATTTAATGCCAAGAGAATTGGCTTTAACTAAAATTTGGAGAGATGATAACTACTTCACATCAAGAAGTATGGACGTTTATATCGCTAAATTGAGAAAATTCTTAAAACAAGACGAAAATGTTGAAATCTTAAACATTCACGGTGAAGGTTTTAGATTAGTCATCAAGAAATAA
- a CDS encoding sensor histidine kinase, producing MNKSRFRLLVFLMSLSLIGIILVQLYWISISLDKNEEEFKYHVQQVLGNVSNTINEKELVSFYNYYNKLIDSTGKIPKQEELKEIYFYERDKKTNETIIYTNTLVAENYGINGSFFDKNAGSVNFGKLLSKRKTEYFSGNSIDDGNLQVRTLPDLSINKSGSVTSLDKANFEVTFKDVVSLKPIQERVSVEQLGKYLKDELHKYGVKTPFEFGIYSNGLATKIRSENFKYNSNTTYGIPILQDNEGMSMYQLLVSFPQKSKFVFSSLIGISTLSLLFTLVIVLTYSSALNQLIKQKQISEIKTDFINNMTHEFKTPIATINLALDAIKNPKIIEDKEKVQRYLQMIKEENKRMHAQVENVLRISKLEKNELDISKEPRDVTEIIEDAIEHVSLIVEDRQGIIHQHFNAQRSTILLNEVHFTNVLVNVLDNAIKYSPDAPIIDVFTENIKDFILIKIQDQGAGMSKVAQKRVFEKFYREHTGDLHNVKGHGLGLAYVKQIVEDHNGQIFVESEKGKGSTFIIKMPLIN from the coding sequence ATGAATAAGTCAAGGTTTAGATTATTAGTCTTTTTAATGAGTTTATCATTAATTGGTATAATTTTAGTTCAATTGTATTGGATATCTATTTCTTTGGACAAAAATGAAGAAGAATTTAAATATCACGTTCAACAAGTTTTAGGTAATGTTTCTAATACAATCAATGAAAAAGAGTTAGTTTCCTTTTATAATTATTATAATAAGTTAATTGATAGTACTGGTAAAATTCCTAAACAAGAAGAGTTAAAAGAAATATATTTCTACGAACGCGATAAAAAAACTAATGAAACTATCATTTACACCAATACACTAGTTGCTGAAAATTATGGTATAAATGGTTCGTTCTTTGATAAAAATGCAGGTTCAGTAAATTTTGGAAAATTACTATCAAAAAGAAAAACAGAATATTTTAGTGGAAATTCTATAGATGATGGAAATTTGCAAGTTCGTACATTACCAGACTTATCTATTAATAAATCAGGAAGTGTAACAAGTTTAGACAAAGCAAATTTTGAAGTAACTTTTAAAGATGTTGTTTCATTAAAACCTATTCAAGAAAGGGTTTCAGTAGAACAACTTGGAAAATATTTAAAAGATGAACTTCATAAATACGGAGTCAAAACACCTTTTGAATTTGGTATCTATAGCAATGGCTTAGCAACTAAAATTCGTTCTGAAAATTTTAAATACAATAGTAATACAACTTACGGAATTCCTATACTTCAAGATAATGAAGGAATGTCGATGTATCAACTTTTAGTGAGTTTTCCACAAAAAAGCAAATTCGTTTTTTCATCTTTAATTGGAATTTCAACTTTGTCATTATTGTTTACTTTGGTTATTGTGTTAACGTATTCAAGCGCCTTAAATCAATTAATCAAACAAAAACAAATTTCTGAAATCAAAACAGATTTCATTAATAATATGACACATGAATTCAAGACACCTATAGCTACTATCAACTTAGCTTTAGATGCAATTAAAAATCCAAAAATCATTGAAGATAAAGAAAAGGTACAACGTTATCTCCAAATGATTAAAGAGGAAAACAAGAGAATGCATGCTCAGGTAGAAAATGTTTTACGAATCTCTAAATTAGAGAAAAACGAATTGGATATTTCTAAAGAACCAAGAGATGTAACCGAAATTATTGAAGATGCAATCGAACACGTTAGTTTAATTGTTGAAGACAGACAAGGAATAATTCATCAGCATTTTAATGCACAAAGAAGTACAATTTTACTTAACGAAGTACATTTTACAAATGTATTAGTAAACGTGTTAGACAATGCTATTAAATATTCACCAGACGCCCCAATAATTGATGTTTTTACCGAGAATATAAAAGATTTTATTCTTATAAAAATTCAGGATCAAGGTGCTGGTATGAGTAAAGTAGCACAAAAAAGAGTATTTGAAAAATTCTACCGCGAACATACGGGAGATTTACATAATGTAAAAGGTCATGGGCTTGGTTTAGCCTATGTAAAACAAATTGTTGAAGACCACAATGGTCAAATATTTGTAGAGAGTGAAAAAGGTAAGGGAAGTACCTTTATAATAAAAATGCCATTAATAAATTAA
- the coaE gene encoding dephospho-CoA kinase (Dephospho-CoA kinase (CoaE) performs the final step in coenzyme A biosynthesis.) — translation MTKIIGLTGGIGSGKSTVAAYMASKGIPVYIADEEAKNIMECENIKQKIQNLFSESILNSDATLNRKKIAQLVFNNPEKLKELNAIVHPEVRLHFSNWLKEHKNYPFVIKEVAILFETGGNKECDKVILITAPVSLRVERAMKRDNLTKDEILVRINNQFSDEEKIKMSDFVVENINLKETFLNIDKILKILAKS, via the coding sequence ATGACAAAAATTATTGGTTTAACAGGAGGAATTGGCAGTGGTAAATCTACTGTTGCAGCTTATATGGCGTCAAAAGGAATTCCTGTTTATATAGCAGATGAAGAAGCAAAAAACATTATGGAATGCGAGAATATAAAACAAAAAATTCAAAATTTGTTTTCAGAGAGTATTCTCAATTCAGATGCAACGTTAAATCGAAAAAAAATTGCCCAACTTGTATTCAATAATCCCGAAAAATTAAAAGAATTAAATGCCATCGTTCATCCAGAAGTGCGACTTCATTTCAGCAATTGGTTAAAAGAACATAAGAATTATCCTTTTGTAATTAAAGAAGTTGCCATTTTATTTGAAACTGGAGGAAATAAAGAATGTGATAAGGTTATTTTAATTACAGCTCCTGTATCACTTCGTGTTGAAAGAGCAATGAAACGTGATAATTTAACAAAAGACGAAATATTAGTTAGAATTAACAATCAATTTTCTGATGAAGAAAAGATAAAAATGAGCGATTTTGTTGTGGAAAATATTAATTTAAAAGAGACTTTCCTAAATATTGACAAAATTCTTAAAATTTTAGCAAAATCCTAA
- a CDS encoding glycosyltransferase codes for MYFSFIVPVYNRPDEIDELLESLTKFNSSIPFEVVIVEDGSSIPCNDVVEKYSNQLHISYYNKPNSGPGDSRNYGMKVAKGDYFIILDSDCIIPPDYLNQVQNSLNEEYVDCFGGPDAALDSFSDIQKAINFTMTSFITTGGIRGGSEKVDKFQPRSFNMGLSKKAFEASNGFGNIHPGEDPDLSIRLWNLGFKTKLIKNAFVYHKRRISWEKFQIQVNKFGKARPILNSWYPEHTKITFWFPTLFCFGFIVALLSVLINVPYFMYLYGLYFALLFLISLLSNKSIKIAFYSIWASIIQFFGYGKGFLLSYFKVFILKQKPQEAFPELFFKK; via the coding sequence ATGTATTTTTCATTTATAGTTCCCGTTTATAATAGACCCGATGAAATTGACGAATTGTTAGAAAGTTTAACTAAGTTCAATTCATCAATTCCTTTTGAAGTTGTAATTGTGGAAGATGGCTCATCAATTCCCTGTAATGATGTTGTTGAAAAATATTCAAATCAATTGCATATTTCCTATTATAATAAACCAAATTCTGGTCCTGGTGATTCTCGAAATTACGGGATGAAAGTGGCTAAAGGAGATTATTTTATTATTTTAGATTCAGATTGTATTATTCCACCAGATTATTTAAATCAGGTTCAAAATAGTCTTAATGAAGAATACGTAGATTGTTTTGGTGGTCCTGATGCAGCACTTGATTCCTTTTCAGATATTCAAAAGGCAATAAACTTTACCATGACTTCTTTTATTACTACTGGTGGAATTAGAGGAGGAAGTGAAAAAGTAGATAAATTTCAACCCCGAAGTTTTAATATGGGGTTGTCTAAAAAAGCATTCGAAGCTTCAAATGGTTTTGGAAATATTCATCCTGGAGAAGACCCCGATTTGTCAATCCGATTATGGAATTTAGGTTTTAAAACCAAGCTTATAAAAAATGCATTTGTTTATCATAAAAGAAGAATTAGTTGGGAAAAATTTCAAATACAAGTAAATAAATTTGGAAAAGCGCGCCCAATATTAAATTCATGGTATCCTGAACACACTAAAATAACATTTTGGTTTCCAACTTTATTTTGTTTTGGTTTTATTGTGGCTCTTCTGTCTGTACTTATTAATGTTCCTTATTTCATGTATTTATACGGATTATATTTTGCACTTTTATTCTTAATTTCTTTATTGTCCAATAAAAGTATAAAAATTGCGTTTTATTCTATATGGGCTTCTATAATTCAGTTTTTTGGATACGGAAAAGGATTTTTATTATCGTATTTTAAAGTTTTCATTTTGAAACAAAAGCCACAAGAAGCGTTTCCTGAGTTGTTTTTTAAAAAATAG